A region from the Parabacteroides sp. FAFU027 genome encodes:
- the tsaA gene encoding tRNA (N6-threonylcarbamoyladenosine(37)-N6)-methyltransferase TrmO produces MDEIIIKPIGIIHTPFDDVRNMPIQPIAAEGVFGLVEVFSEFAPGLKDLEGFSHITLVYRFHKIESYELEVIPFMDDQPHGIFSCKAPKRPNAIGISTVKLMKIDGNILHIEQPDMLNGTPLIDIKPFYPRYDNRQDVTIGWLEKNKNLPLEQLRADERFKS; encoded by the coding sequence ATGGACGAAATCATTATCAAACCTATCGGGATTATTCACACACCGTTTGACGATGTGAGAAACATGCCGATACAACCTATTGCCGCCGAGGGCGTATTCGGGCTGGTAGAGGTCTTTTCCGAATTCGCACCCGGACTGAAGGATCTGGAAGGATTCTCACACATTACACTGGTGTACCGTTTTCACAAAATTGAAAGTTACGAACTGGAAGTAATCCCCTTCATGGACGATCAGCCTCACGGCATCTTTTCCTGCAAAGCGCCCAAACGCCCCAATGCAATCGGAATCTCTACGGTCAAACTGATGAAAATAGATGGTAACATTCTGCACATAGAACAACCCGATATGCTTAATGGCACTCCACTGATAGACATCAAGCCTTTTTATCCCCGCTACGATAACCGTCAGGATGTAACTATCGGCTGGTTGGAGAAAAATAAAAACCTTCCGCTTGAACAACTGCGGGCCGATGAAAGATTCAAATCATAA
- a CDS encoding ABC transporter substrate-binding protein, giving the protein MNTLYTAANNQPEIWEELLSEIDIPVQIPTDDLSSRIFTTATCLRSFGVSPEKLSIARKIARMEENAATDNGKPFMVALLPCGMRNAFKEAFFEKFPQYADDDEQVVIDGNLNFEKQFYSYLDHIGSTEELPDILITSDINNLYYRDFMYKFLLHEGFDRLNYPVYDYFSDMNPDHPQGAMKMISSNMLVMVINQKHYSTSAKPQEWYEILDKKLEKKLVLRGDKDFFCNAVLYPFYKEYGDEALRVLGKNTLKGMHPAEMVREINTKKENDVAVYVMPYSFACKVRNVNFTTVWPKDGAIVSPVQILVKRGKAAQHKELLDFIFGKIMGEQLEQNGFPSFHADTIKRYPGRKLKWVGWNFFIENDLQEVKMKMQEAFMESFHSSGIYLR; this is encoded by the coding sequence ATGAACACGCTATATACTGCCGCCAATAACCAGCCGGAAATATGGGAAGAGCTTTTATCCGAAATCGATATCCCGGTTCAAATCCCGACAGATGATCTCTCATCCCGTATTTTCACGACAGCTACCTGCCTGAGAAGCTTCGGCGTAAGCCCGGAAAAACTCTCCATAGCCCGTAAGATAGCCCGGATGGAAGAAAATGCAGCTACGGATAATGGAAAACCTTTCATGGTGGCTCTCCTCCCCTGCGGCATGCGCAATGCCTTCAAGGAGGCGTTCTTCGAAAAGTTTCCGCAATATGCCGATGATGACGAACAGGTGGTGATCGACGGAAACCTCAATTTTGAGAAACAGTTTTACAGCTACCTCGACCACATAGGTTCAACGGAAGAGTTACCCGATATCCTGATCACCTCCGACATCAACAATCTATACTACCGTGATTTCATGTACAAATTCCTGCTACATGAGGGTTTCGACCGACTGAATTATCCGGTATACGACTATTTCTCCGATATGAACCCCGACCATCCCCAAGGGGCGATGAAGATGATTTCTTCCAATATGCTGGTGATGGTGATCAATCAGAAACACTATTCAACCTCAGCCAAACCCCAGGAATGGTACGAAATTCTTGATAAAAAACTGGAGAAGAAACTGGTACTTCGTGGAGATAAAGATTTCTTTTGCAACGCGGTTCTCTATCCTTTTTACAAAGAATACGGTGACGAAGCCCTTCGCGTATTGGGTAAAAACACACTTAAGGGAATGCATCCGGCCGAGATGGTACGCGAAATCAACACCAAAAAGGAGAATGACGTAGCGGTTTATGTCATGCCCTATTCATTTGCCTGCAAAGTAAGAAACGTCAACTTTACGACAGTTTGGCCTAAGGACGGAGCCATTGTCAGTCCGGTGCAGATACTGGTGAAAAGAGGGAAAGCCGCCCAACACAAAGAGCTGCTTGATTTTATATTTGGAAAAATCATGGGAGAACAGCTTGAGCAGAACGGATTCCCATCCTTTCATGCCGATACCATCAAACGTTACCCGGGCAGAAAACTAAAATGGGTGGGATGGAATTTCTTTATCGAAAATGATTTACAAGAAGTAAAAATGAAAATGCAGGAAGCTTTTATGGAGAGTTTTCATAGCAGTGGGATCTATTTACGCTAA